The Trichoplusia ni isolate ovarian cell line Hi5 chromosome 17, tn1, whole genome shotgun sequence genome includes a region encoding these proteins:
- the LOC113502467 gene encoding cryptochrome-1, with product MSKVPTVIHWFRLDLRIHDNLALRNAINEAENRKHHLRPVYFIDPEIKSKVGVNRLRFLIQSLQDLDSNLKKLNTRLFVIRGNAIDDLPKLFDKWQVKFLTSQVDIDPIYVQQDEVIDEIAEKKNIFVVRRVQHTVYDGQSVLKKNNGNVPMTYQKFLSLVQDIQVKECVEITKEVSDQCKPKDVDSKKYDVPTLDELGLDESALEPSKYLGGETEGLSRLNMYMARRQWVCKFEKPNSSPNSIEPSTTVLSPYISHGCLSSKLFYHKLKEALNGMPHTDPPVSLLGQLMWREFYYTAGAGTKNFDKMVGNPVCTQIHWGKNDEHLKAWAEGRTGYPFVDAIMRQLKQEGWIHHLARHMVACFLTRGDLWISWEEGAKVFEDYLLDYDWSLNAGNWMWLSASAFFYKFFRVYSPVAFGKKTDKEGLYIRKYVPELKKYPTAFIYEPWKAPKNIQITAGCVVGQDYPKRIVDHDKIHKENCQKMTVAYRLNKEKKAMKRPHS from the exons ATGAGTAAagtcccgactgttattcatTGGTTTCGATTGGATCTACGGATTCACGATAACCTCGCTCTTCGGAACGCAATTAATGAA gcAGAAAACCGTAAACATCACTTAAGACCAGTCTACTTCATTGATCCTGAAATCAAAAGTAAAGTAGGAGTCAACAGGCTAAGGTTTTTGATACAAAGCCTTCAAGATCTAGATTCAAATCTCAAAAAGTTAAATACTCGTCTATTTGTCATAAGGGGAAATGCAATAGATGATTTACCTAAACTTTTTGATAAATGGCAGGTGAAGTTTCTAACATCCCAAGTTGATATTGATCCTATTTACGTCCAACAAGATGAAGTGATTGATGAGATTGCAGAGAAGAAGAACATTTTCGTAGTCCGTAGAGTCCAGCACACTGTCTACGATGGCCAGAGTGTATTGAAGAAGAACAATGGCAATGTCCCCATGACTTACCAAAAGTTTCTCTCTTTGGTCCAAGATATTCAAGTAAAAGAATGTgttgaaataacaaaagaggTTTCAGATCAATGTAAGCCAAAAGATGTTGACTccaaaaaatatgatgttccTACTCTTGATGAGTTAGGTTTGGATGAATCAGCCTTAGAACCCAGTAAATATCTGGGAGGTGAGACTGAAGGACTAAGTAGGTTGAATATGTATATGGCTAGAAGGCAATGGGTCTGCAAATTTGAGAAGCCAAATTCATCTCCCAATAGTATAGAACCGAGCACTACTGTATTAAGCCCTTACATTAGCCATGGATGCCTCTCATCAAAACTGTTTTACCACAAGTTGAAAGAGGCTTTAAATGGCATGCCACATACAGACCCACCTGTCTCCTTATTAGGTCAACTCATGTGGAGGGAGTTCTACTACACAGCTGGAGCTGGTACCAAAAACTTTGACAAGATGGTTGGAAATCCAGTGTGCACTCAAATACACTGGGGGAAGAATGATGAACATCTGAAAGCCTGGGCAGAAGGCCGGACCGGATATCCCTTTGTTGATGCAATAATGAGGCAGTTGAAGCAAGAAGGTTGGATACATCATTTGGCAAGACATATGGTTGCCTGTTTCCTCACAAGGGGAGACTTGTGGATATCCTGGGAAGAAGGAGCTAAAGTTTTTGAAGACTACTTGCTAGATTATGATTGGTCACTAAATGCTGGTAATTGGATGTGGCTGTCAGCATCTGCCTTCTTCTACAAATTCTTTAGAGTGTACAGTCCTGTAGCATTTGGAAAGAAGACTGACAAGGAGGGTCTGTACATAAGGAAGTATGTGCCTGAGTTAAAGAAGTATCCAACTGCTTTCATATATGAACCATGGAAGGCTCCCAAAAACATCCAGATTACTGCAGGCTGTGTTGTTGGGCAGGACTACCCAAAGAGAATTGTAGATCAtgataaaatacataaagaaaatTGTCAGAAGATGACTGTTGCTTATCggttaaataaagaaaagaaagcaATGAAAAGACcccattcataa
- the LOC113502335 gene encoding ATP-binding cassette sub-family G member 8, which produces MSQSALGLGGERRYSVPSNPLMHDHRGMHSEDLHAWSIYRQNLNSDFTDSALGSTDKSPLPYGNFQLRDTTVQSILSHPRYGPKSALGSNMYTYLKFGLPRVFPPNHNGSQRSGTPKPKTSIGSGMKPAPRIQRQSRGMRETSSGYDSSDNETTTNYKYSRKYRSDPDFRMQNIHPSLQPNTGVPVVAMQQAGIRGDGQWTNVRNKSVSEANLLGIDARPQRAHYNNRRNSVADYVPDGDHHSYLMSPSHLGGRMSKAGSHMSIAQSRKHSTLRPGDHLDGYTHSAYIYPNYYVNSLEITAPENKSTLLVSGLSFEVKSGEILAVLATSHHEATGLLDVLAGVRKKLTGDIVLNGQPVASSTLRKVAAYVRKDTSLCPSMTVEHTLRFHAALRRPRNNGQVKMGDRDRINLLIEELGLEQVRDTNVGRLTRSEIRRLNVACQLLLDMAILILDQPTKEMDIFDTFFLVEYLRNWASTGRVVIMSLHPPTYEIFAMLTKVVLISAGRTMFSGYRRDMLPYFASIDYPCPAFKNPSDYYLDLVTLDDLSAAAMLESSGRISALASVFAGAHAPPEPPPGVPLPAPLTRPNALVQAGALIEKSLLFTQSTTVSNVITRVLLAAIMSLVTGTIFWDLPATDPKLTQNDRVGFHYAVCCVSAWPLLLWLSAREASSMRHHVERDIAVGLYSRTVFILFDQFLELWSAGLTWLAYLVPSYAMSGLYVQAPASYDGLYLYIGYMVLYLICIQMLCRATIFLVPMEKTAAVISGFCLLLSTLVNGVMLHERDLPDYVTWLQYVSPSRWLLPELLQRELSEVALRSSISKDVRCPNKQIPYQDIIVQSPCPPEFSRLNGTQVLSNYEYLRSNHLWEWTGDTFLIALAIFYAVFAIIAIVAFVADCSKYTKRKDRASRKGHKVSVNTP; this is translated from the exons ATCGGCTCTCGGTTCGAACATGTACACGTACCTGAAGTTCGGCTTGCCTCGGGTGTTTCCGCCGAACCACAACGGGTCGCAACGGTCTGGTACGCCGAAACCGAAGACGTCCATCGGGAGTGGTATGAAACCGGCGCCAAG GATCCAACGCCAAAGTCGAGGCATGCGCGAGACGTCCTCAGGCTACGACAGTTCGGACAACGAGACGACTACAAACTACAAGTACAGTCGGAAGTATCGCTCTGACCCTGATTTTAGGATGCAGAACATCCATCCTTCCTTGCAG CCTAACACAGGAGTACCAGTGGTCGCGATGCAGCAAGCCGGCATCCGTGGTGACGGGCAGTGGACAAACGTCCGGAACAAGTCTGTGAGTGAGGCAAACCTGCTTGGGATAGACGCCAGGCCACAGCGAGCCCACTACAATAACAGAAGGAATAGTGTTGCTGATTATGTGCCGGACGGAGATCATCATAG CTACCTAATGTCACCATCCCACCTCGGAGGGCGCATGTCGAAGGCAGGCAGTCACATGTCGATCGCGCAGTCCAGGAAACACTCCACTCTGAGACCTGGAGACCATCTGGACGGCTACACGCACTCCGCTTACATTTATCCTAATTATTAC GTAAACAGTCTAGAAATAACAGCACCTGAGAACAAGTCAACGTTGTTGGTGTCTGGCCTCAGTTTCGAGGTGAAGTCGGGAGAGATACTAGCGGTGCTCGCCACCTCGCACCACGAGGCCACCGGCTTACTGGATGTATTAGCTGGTGTGCGAAAG AAACTGACAGGCGACATAGTCCTAAACGGGCAGCCGGTCGCATCGTCAACGCTTCGTAAGGTAGCGGCTTATGTTCGGAAGGACACGTCGCTGTGCCCCTCGATGACGGTGGAGCATACTCTGCGGTTCCACGCAGCGCTCCGGAGGCCCAGGAACAATGGGCAGGTCAAAATGGGGGATAGAGACCGG ATCAATCTTCTAATCGAAGAACTTGGTCTAGAACAAGTTCGGGACACAAACGTGGGCCGGCTCACTCGATCAGAAATCCGTCGGCTGAATGTCGCCTGCCAGCTACTCCTAGACATGGCGATACTGATCCTTGACCAGCCGACCAAGGAGATGGATATATTTGATACATTCTTCTTGGTGGAGTATCTGAGGAACTGGGCCAGTACTGGGAGAGTTGTTATCATGTCGCTACACCCACCCACTTATGAGATTTTTGCTATGCTTACTAAG gTGGTGTTAATATCAGCCGGTAGGACGATGTTCAGCGGCTACAGAAGGGATATGTTGCCATACTTCGCCTCCATCGATTACCCCTGTCCAGCTTTTAAGAATCCCTCTGATTACTATT TGGACCTGGTGACCCTGGACGACCTGTCAGCCGCGGCCATGCTGGAGTCCTCCGGGCGTATCTCTGCGCTGGCGAGCGTGTTCGCGGGCGCGCACGCCCCGCCCGAGCCGCCGCCCGGCGTGCCGCTGCCCGCGCCGCTCACACGCCCCAACGCGCTGGTGCAGGCCGGGGCACTCATTGA AAAGAGCTTACTCTTCACGCAATCAACGACTGTCTCAAACGTGATAACGCGCGTGCTGCTAGCTGCTATTATGTCGCTGGTGACTGGCACCATCTTCTGGGACCTACCAGCTACAGATCCTAAG CTGACCCAAAACGACCGCGTGGGCTTCCACTACGCGGTGTGCTGCGTGTCGGCGTGGCCGCTGCTGCTGTGGCTGAGCGCGCGCGAGGCCAGCTCCATGCGCCATCATGTGGAGCGGGACATCGCCGTCGGACTCTACTCTAGGACCGTCTTCATATTGTTTGAT CAATTCCTGGAGCTGTGGTCTGCGGGCCTGACGTGGCTGGCCTACCTAGTGCCGAGCTACGCCATGAGCGGTCTGTACGTGCAGGCACCCGCCTCCTATGATggactttatttatatatag GTTACATGGTGCTCtatttaatatgtatacaaatgtTATGTCGCGCGACGATATTCCTTGTGCCAATGGAGAAGACTGCCGCAGTGATATCAGGCTTTTGCCTTCTACTCAGTACCCTCGTGAACGGCGTGATGTTGCACGAGCGAGACCTGCCGGACTACGTCACGTGGCTGCAGTATGTGTCGCCATCTAGGTGGCTGCTGCCCGAACTACTGCAGAGGGAACTCAGTGAGGTGGCCCTTAGGAGCAGTATTAGTAAAGATGTGCGGTGTCCTAATAAACAG ATACCATACCAGGACATAATAGTTCAATCACCGTGTCCTCCGGAATTCTCCCGTCTGAACGGAACCCAAGTGCTCTCGAACTACGAGTACCTCCGCTCCAACCACCTCTGGGAGTGGACAGGAGACACTTTCCTCATAGCTCTAGCCATATTCTACGCCGTATTCGCAATTATAGCAATAGTGGCGTTCGTAGCTGACTGCTCTAAATACACTAAGAGAAAAGACAGGGCATCGCGAAAAGGGCACAAAGTTAGTGTGAACACGccgtga
- the LOC113502468 gene encoding spermatogenesis-associated protein 6 isoform X4 gives MPKIIELTVEIDVQRVSCPGVWLCQDGRVSLTVFALGTSYQTCLLPPVFPLMFKDVFYFRKRFQETCALNNICCLLKDETIYCELVQWSDDCASGECTILAQYLGALNDVLFPPNMCSSDGVDLLMRRSKDFPGILSPKIEIATKVRIDEVWNQGSSDPPVVKMNACHCSPRDDSKRQKQVCHSAKYHRTKCTKQGLSPTRSRSRSVSTGSRSCCSLSPKDLNNGCGCPKSMSGTDKSFLNTIENDTQDGYHKTLLESQFIDRNRCTNVTTKDKTKKFPKPKISPCVCQICKRYHELFHMKGRTG, from the exons ATGCCAAAAATTATTGAGTTAACAGTGGAAATTGATGTACAAAGA gTTTCTTGTCCAGGTGTCTGGCTGTGCCAAGATGGCCGCGTCTCGCTCACTGTTTTCGCTCTTGGCACCAGCTACCAGACTTGTTTGCTCCCACCCGTCTTTCCCCTCATGTTCAAAGATGTTTTTTACTTCCGCAAACGTTTTCAGGAGACATGTGCGCTTAATAACATTTGCTGTTTGCTTA aaGATGAAACTATATACTGTGAACTAGTGCAGTGGTCTGACGACTGCGCATCAGGCGAATGTACGATCTTGGCTCAATACCTCGGCGCTCTCAACGACGTCCTGTTCCCGCCGAACATGTGCTCCAGTGACGGCGTAGATCTGCTCATGAGGAGGTCTAAAGACTTCCct GGTATCCTATCTCCGAAAATAGAGATAGCAACAAAAGTCCGTATAGACGAGGTGTGGAACCAAGGTTCCTCAGACCCACCGGTGGTGAAAATGAACGCTTGTCACTGTTCACCGCGAGACGACTCGAAAAGGCAAAAGCAGGTCTGCCATTCGGCCAAGTACCATCG GACCAAGTGCACTAAACAAGGATTGTCACCAACAAGGTCGAGGTCGAGGTCAGTGTCGACTGGGTCAAGGTCGTGTTGCAGTTTGTCACCTAAAGATCTCAACAACGGTTGCGGATGTCCCAA ATCGATGAGTGGCACAGATAAATCTTTTTTGAATACCATCGAAAATGACACTCAAGACGGATACCACAAGACTTTACTGGAGAGCCAGTTCATCGACCGGAACAGGTGTACCAACGTGACCACGAAAGACAAGACAAAGAAATTCCCTAAACCCAAGATATCCCCCTGTGTCTGTCAGATATGTAAAAGGTACCATGAACTCTTTCATATGAAAGGTAGAActggataa
- the LOC113502468 gene encoding spermatogenesis-associated protein 6 isoform X1: protein MPKIIELTVEIDVQRVSCPGVWLCQDGRVSLTVFALGTSYQTCLLPPVFPLMFKDVFYFRKRFQETCALNNICCLLKDETIYCELVQWSDDCASGECTILAQYLGALNDVLFPPNMCSSDGVDLLMRRSKDFPGILSPKIEIATKVRIDEVWNQGSSDPPVVKMNACHCSPRDDSKRQKQVCHSAKYHRTKCTKQGLSPTRSRSRSVSTGSRSCCSLSPKDLNNGCGCPNPHKPPANNACGNGASRSPRRCREFCVYNVQTQSDAWPNLPQAEITNENEFDDEVRRSMSGTDKSFLNTIENDTQDGYHKTLLESQFIDRNRCTNVTTKDKTKKFPKPKISPCVCQICKRYHELFHMKGRTG, encoded by the exons ATGCCAAAAATTATTGAGTTAACAGTGGAAATTGATGTACAAAGA gTTTCTTGTCCAGGTGTCTGGCTGTGCCAAGATGGCCGCGTCTCGCTCACTGTTTTCGCTCTTGGCACCAGCTACCAGACTTGTTTGCTCCCACCCGTCTTTCCCCTCATGTTCAAAGATGTTTTTTACTTCCGCAAACGTTTTCAGGAGACATGTGCGCTTAATAACATTTGCTGTTTGCTTA aaGATGAAACTATATACTGTGAACTAGTGCAGTGGTCTGACGACTGCGCATCAGGCGAATGTACGATCTTGGCTCAATACCTCGGCGCTCTCAACGACGTCCTGTTCCCGCCGAACATGTGCTCCAGTGACGGCGTAGATCTGCTCATGAGGAGGTCTAAAGACTTCCct GGTATCCTATCTCCGAAAATAGAGATAGCAACAAAAGTCCGTATAGACGAGGTGTGGAACCAAGGTTCCTCAGACCCACCGGTGGTGAAAATGAACGCTTGTCACTGTTCACCGCGAGACGACTCGAAAAGGCAAAAGCAGGTCTGCCATTCGGCCAAGTACCATCG GACCAAGTGCACTAAACAAGGATTGTCACCAACAAGGTCGAGGTCGAGGTCAGTGTCGACTGGGTCAAGGTCGTGTTGCAGTTTGTCACCTAAAGATCTCAACAACGGTTGCGGATGTCCCAA CCCGCACAAGCCGCCAGCTAATAATGCTTGTGGGAATGGGGCCTCGCGGAGCCCTCGCCGCTGTCGTGAGTTCTGCGTCTACAACGTGCAGACTCAGTCCGACGCGTGGCCCAATCTGCCACAGGCAGAGATAACTAACGAAAACGAGTTTGATGATGAAGTTAGGAG ATCGATGAGTGGCACAGATAAATCTTTTTTGAATACCATCGAAAATGACACTCAAGACGGATACCACAAGACTTTACTGGAGAGCCAGTTCATCGACCGGAACAGGTGTACCAACGTGACCACGAAAGACAAGACAAAGAAATTCCCTAAACCCAAGATATCCCCCTGTGTCTGTCAGATATGTAAAAGGTACCATGAACTCTTTCATATGAAAGGTAGAActggataa
- the LOC113502468 gene encoding spermatogenesis-associated protein 6 isoform X2 yields the protein MPKIIELTVEIDVQRVSCPGVWLCQDGRVSLTVFALGTSYQTCLLPPVFPLMFKDVFYFRKRFQETCALNNICCLLKDETIYCELVQWSDDCASGECTILAQYLGALNDVLFPPNMCSSDGVDLLMRRSKDFPGILSPKIEIATKVRIDEVWNQGSSDPPVVKMNACHCSPRDDSKRQKQVCHSAKYHRTKCTKQGLSPTRSRSRSVSTGSRSCCSLSPKDLNNGCGCPNPPKPVAHNCLKRPARRPRRCRQLCVYNVQAQADAWPTQPQTELNTDSELADDVRRSMSGTDKSFLNTIENDTQDGYHKTLLESQFIDRNRCTNVTTKDKTKKFPKPKISPCVCQICKRYHELFHMKGRTG from the exons ATGCCAAAAATTATTGAGTTAACAGTGGAAATTGATGTACAAAGA gTTTCTTGTCCAGGTGTCTGGCTGTGCCAAGATGGCCGCGTCTCGCTCACTGTTTTCGCTCTTGGCACCAGCTACCAGACTTGTTTGCTCCCACCCGTCTTTCCCCTCATGTTCAAAGATGTTTTTTACTTCCGCAAACGTTTTCAGGAGACATGTGCGCTTAATAACATTTGCTGTTTGCTTA aaGATGAAACTATATACTGTGAACTAGTGCAGTGGTCTGACGACTGCGCATCAGGCGAATGTACGATCTTGGCTCAATACCTCGGCGCTCTCAACGACGTCCTGTTCCCGCCGAACATGTGCTCCAGTGACGGCGTAGATCTGCTCATGAGGAGGTCTAAAGACTTCCct GGTATCCTATCTCCGAAAATAGAGATAGCAACAAAAGTCCGTATAGACGAGGTGTGGAACCAAGGTTCCTCAGACCCACCGGTGGTGAAAATGAACGCTTGTCACTGTTCACCGCGAGACGACTCGAAAAGGCAAAAGCAGGTCTGCCATTCGGCCAAGTACCATCG GACCAAGTGCACTAAACAAGGATTGTCACCAACAAGGTCGAGGTCGAGGTCAGTGTCGACTGGGTCAAGGTCGTGTTGCAGTTTGTCACCTAAAGATCTCAACAACGGTTGCGGATGTCCCAA CCCGCCTAAGCCGGTAGCTCACAATTGCCTAAAGCGGCCCGcgcggcgcccgcgccgctgccgcCAGCTCTGCGTCTACAACGTGCAGGCGCAGGCCGATGCCTGGCCCACACAGCCGCAGACGGAACTTAATACCGACAGCGAATTAGCTGACGATGTTAGAAG ATCGATGAGTGGCACAGATAAATCTTTTTTGAATACCATCGAAAATGACACTCAAGACGGATACCACAAGACTTTACTGGAGAGCCAGTTCATCGACCGGAACAGGTGTACCAACGTGACCACGAAAGACAAGACAAAGAAATTCCCTAAACCCAAGATATCCCCCTGTGTCTGTCAGATATGTAAAAGGTACCATGAACTCTTTCATATGAAAGGTAGAActggataa
- the LOC113502468 gene encoding spermatogenesis-associated protein 6 isoform X3 — MPKIIELTVEIDVQRVSCPGVWLCQDGRVSLTVFALGTSYQTCLLPPVFPLMFKDVFYFRKRFQETCALNNICCLLKDETIYCELVQWSDDCASGECTILAQYLGALNDVLFPPNMCSSDGVDLLMRRSKDFPGILSPKIEIATKVRIDEVWNQGSSDPPVVKMNACHCSPRDDSKRQKQVCHSAKYHRSRSRSVSTGSRSCCSLSPKDLNNGCGCPNPHKPPANNACGNGASRSPRRCREFCVYNVQTQSDAWPNLPQAEITNENEFDDEVRRSMSGTDKSFLNTIENDTQDGYHKTLLESQFIDRNRCTNVTTKDKTKKFPKPKISPCVCQICKRYHELFHMKGRTG, encoded by the exons ATGCCAAAAATTATTGAGTTAACAGTGGAAATTGATGTACAAAGA gTTTCTTGTCCAGGTGTCTGGCTGTGCCAAGATGGCCGCGTCTCGCTCACTGTTTTCGCTCTTGGCACCAGCTACCAGACTTGTTTGCTCCCACCCGTCTTTCCCCTCATGTTCAAAGATGTTTTTTACTTCCGCAAACGTTTTCAGGAGACATGTGCGCTTAATAACATTTGCTGTTTGCTTA aaGATGAAACTATATACTGTGAACTAGTGCAGTGGTCTGACGACTGCGCATCAGGCGAATGTACGATCTTGGCTCAATACCTCGGCGCTCTCAACGACGTCCTGTTCCCGCCGAACATGTGCTCCAGTGACGGCGTAGATCTGCTCATGAGGAGGTCTAAAGACTTCCct GGTATCCTATCTCCGAAAATAGAGATAGCAACAAAAGTCCGTATAGACGAGGTGTGGAACCAAGGTTCCTCAGACCCACCGGTGGTGAAAATGAACGCTTGTCACTGTTCACCGCGAGACGACTCGAAAAGGCAAAAGCAGGTCTGCCATTCGGCCAAGTACCATCG GTCGAGGTCGAGGTCAGTGTCGACTGGGTCAAGGTCGTGTTGCAGTTTGTCACCTAAAGATCTCAACAACGGTTGCGGATGTCCCAA CCCGCACAAGCCGCCAGCTAATAATGCTTGTGGGAATGGGGCCTCGCGGAGCCCTCGCCGCTGTCGTGAGTTCTGCGTCTACAACGTGCAGACTCAGTCCGACGCGTGGCCCAATCTGCCACAGGCAGAGATAACTAACGAAAACGAGTTTGATGATGAAGTTAGGAG ATCGATGAGTGGCACAGATAAATCTTTTTTGAATACCATCGAAAATGACACTCAAGACGGATACCACAAGACTTTACTGGAGAGCCAGTTCATCGACCGGAACAGGTGTACCAACGTGACCACGAAAGACAAGACAAAGAAATTCCCTAAACCCAAGATATCCCCCTGTGTCTGTCAGATATGTAAAAGGTACCATGAACTCTTTCATATGAAAGGTAGAActggataa